A genomic stretch from Telopea speciosissima isolate NSW1024214 ecotype Mountain lineage chromosome 7, Tspe_v1, whole genome shotgun sequence includes:
- the LOC122669825 gene encoding calmodulin-binding protein 25-like yields MASSDNLASLVEPWVFRPSFTDSWISDAFLRDTETLTKALQKSLSNESKTLTSDSNNNSALLQLVKSDPSPTPTSTISGSDPETAPKQQRRNTIGTTASGKISKRKSRASKRSQTTFITADPANFRQMVQQVTGIGFCNPHLPVDATATPVLKPEPQRLGTRLQSCLPTLDTSAFLLEHHHHQQQQQQIMGPTLATGHVSFAPVADGGAGLEFDSFPSFPTLESWRGVV; encoded by the coding sequence atgGCGTCTTCTGATAACCTAGCGAGTCTAGTAGAACCTTGGGTGTTCCGTCCGTCTTTCACAGACTCATGGATCTCCGATGCTTTTCTTCGCGATACTGAAACGTTAACCAAAGCCCTTCAGAAATCTCTGTCCAACGAGTCGAAAACCCTAACTTCCGATTCCAACAACAATAGCGCTTTACTCCAGCTGGTGAAGTCCGATCCATCACCAACACCGACATCGACTATATCGGGATCGGACCCTGAAACGGCACCGAAGCAGCAACGCCGGAACACGATCGGCACCACCGCCAGTGGAAAGATCTCGAAGCGCAAGTCACGTGCTTCAAAACGGTCACAGACGACTTTCATCACAGCCGATCCAGCTAACTTTCGACAGATGGTTCAACAAGTGACCGGTATTGGGTTCTGCAACCCACACCTGCCGGTCGACGCTACTGCAACTCCGGTGTTAAAACCAGAGCCCCAGCGCCTGGGGACCCGGCTCCAAAGCTGCTTGCCTACTCTCGACACGTCCGCATTCTTGTTGgaacatcaccatcatcagcagcaacaacaacagatTATGGGTCCCACGTTGGCGACGGGTCATGTCTCATTTGCGCCGGTTGCGGATGGTGGCGCAGGTTTAGAGTTTGATTCCTTCCCGAGCTTCCCTACCTTGGAGTCATGGCGAGGAGTTGTGTAA